The following coding sequences lie in one Mus musculus strain C57BL/6J chromosome 11, GRCm38.p6 C57BL/6J genomic window:
- the Tmem100 gene encoding transmembrane protein 100 isoform X1: MTEESTKENLGAPKSPTPVTMEKNPKREVVVTTGPLVSEVQLMAATGGAELSCYRCIIPFAVVVFITGIVVTAVAYSFNSHGSIISIFGLVLLSSGLFLLASSALCWKVRQRNKKVKRRESQTALVVNQRCLFA; this comes from the coding sequence atgaccgaAGAATCCACAAAAGAGAACCTGGGAGCTCCAAAATCTCCCACACCTGTGACAATGGAGAAAAACCCCAAGAGGGAAGTTGTGGTCACCACGGGACCCTTGGTCAGCGAGGTTCAGCTGATGGCCGCCACCGGGGGTGCCGAACTCTCCTGCTACCGCTGCATCATCCCCTTTGCCGTGGTGGTCTTCATCACTGGGATTGTGGTCACCGCTGTGGCTTACAGCTTCAATTCCCATGGTTCCATCATCTCCATCTTCGGCCTGGTCCTTCTGTCCTCCGGACTGTTTTTACTAGCCTCCAGTGCCTTGTGCTGGAAGGTGAGACAAAGGAACAAGAAAGTCAAGAGACGCGAGAGTCAGACCGCTCTTGTGGTAAATCAGAGGTGCTTGTTTGCTTAA